The following coding sequences lie in one Candidatus Bathyarchaeota archaeon genomic window:
- a CDS encoding calcium/sodium antiporter has translation MILPLILLALGLVGLFLGSQLSVRGFENIARHFGLSHLFIGLTIVAIGTSLPEIAVSVVGAIDILAGAEMAAVSGIVVGNKIGSYINQVTIIMGIVGLAGAMSITKRELKREGTMLILSIILFALVALDLKITPLEGVVVTLAYLLYFIYLVKQEVHPSKSTPKVEKEKPEMHLVKDLLMILIGMGILLLAAEFVVEGSVQLAELWHVPPSVAGVLIVGLGTGLPELTIAIIALRRGAAGIAVGDMVGSNICDILFSLGAGAMISGFTVNPVLLWFDIPFMFLVAFLVIGLFLRNMRLERKEALVLILVYVSYVFLKLTFFMGG, from the coding sequence ATGATACTCCCACTCATCCTTTTGGCGCTTGGTTTAGTGGGTCTTTTTTTGGGTTCGCAACTATCCGTAAGAGGTTTTGAGAACATAGCACGCCACTTCGGACTCTCTCATCTGTTCATAGGGTTAACGATAGTAGCCATAGGAACCTCTTTGCCAGAAATAGCGGTCAGTGTAGTAGGAGCCATAGATATACTTGCGGGTGCTGAAATGGCTGCGGTTTCTGGTATCGTGGTCGGCAACAAAATCGGTTCTTACATCAACCAAGTCACCATAATTATGGGTATCGTAGGGCTTGCTGGAGCAATGTCCATAACCAAACGGGAACTGAAGAGGGAGGGAACCATGCTAATTCTGTCCATAATTCTCTTTGCTCTAGTCGCCTTGGACTTGAAAATAACTCCTCTGGAAGGAGTTGTTGTCACACTCGCTTATCTGCTATACTTCATTTACCTCGTCAAACAAGAAGTACACCCTTCCAAATCAACCCCTAAAGTAGAAAAAGAAAAACCAGAAATGCACCTCGTCAAAGATCTCTTGATGATCCTCATTGGGATGGGTATTCTCCTTTTGGCTGCAGAATTTGTTGTTGAAGGAAGTGTTCAACTGGCTGAGTTATGGCATGTCCCCCCTTCTGTTGCGGGGGTGCTAATAGTTGGCTTAGGCACAGGTTTGCCAGAACTCACAATCGCCATAATCGCCTTGCGGAGAGGCGCAGCAGGCATAGCGGTGGGCGACATGGTTGGGAGCAACATCTGCGACATCCTCTTCTCTTTGGGTGCAGGGGCCATGATCTCCGGGTTTACAGTTAATCCTGTGCTGTTATGGTTTGACATTCCCTTCATGTTCCTGGTAGCTTTTCTTGTGATAGGTTTGTTTTTGAGGAATATGCGACTTGAAAGGAAGGAGGCGCTGGTGCTCATACTCGTTTACGTGTCTTATGTGTTTTTGAAACTGACGTTTTTCATGGGAGGTTAG